From the Cloacibacillus sp. genome, one window contains:
- a CDS encoding PadR family transcriptional regulator, protein MKKCACRGSFLERFIQPSILLILRDEPLHGFSLLKKLYKSDIMDYSSLDPTGLYRMLKKMEEAGLLSSELEMENDTQGRRIYRITEEGEICLIFWKATLLDYMNKIKKLAESIPDTMRETDKQKQ, encoded by the coding sequence ATGAAAAAATGCGCCTGCAGAGGATCTTTTCTAGAACGCTTCATACAGCCCTCTATTCTTTTAATACTCAGGGACGAGCCGCTGCATGGCTTTTCTCTATTAAAAAAATTATACAAAAGCGACATCATGGACTACAGCAGCCTAGACCCCACCGGGCTATACAGGATGCTCAAAAAAATGGAAGAGGCTGGACTGCTGTCCTCGGAACTGGAAATGGAAAACGACACTCAGGGCCGCCGCATCTACCGGATAACGGAAGAGGGAGAAATCTGCCTCATCTTCTGGAAGGCGACGCTCCTTGACTATATGAACAAAATCAAAAAGCTGGCGGAGTCCATTCCTGATACAATGCGCGAAACAGATAAACAAAAACAATAA
- a CDS encoding ABC transporter substrate-binding protein — translation MKKIILKLLTLTFIIMASAPSAIAAQTLTVGNTGSSIKPAMIVLAQQMGYYKDEGVDVEIKQISNLNEGIAAVQMGKLDILPLGVIPSMTFIAKGADLVVYGGTIAEGSQGVTLKENKDKYKNVKNFKGKKIAVHRPETGHMIMKAKMREAGLDLNKDVEIIQLDGFQSIIEAVSKGAADIGFVNSGFGLIAEKKGLAVAFNVGSAAPNAVCCRQTTSRQSYTTKFDALVKFQTANLRAYKLLQDDPKTAVKKLMDYSGQPEDYVKYCLYANVMVITMDPAANRVKDFYEIMRKNGDLPKGAKNDISKNIDTKIYRAALDEMLKRHPKEACFKKMDKEFAANNL, via the coding sequence ATGAAAAAAATTATTTTAAAACTGTTGACGCTCACTTTTATCATAATGGCGTCGGCTCCCTCCGCCATTGCCGCGCAGACGCTTACTGTAGGCAACACAGGCAGCAGCATAAAACCCGCGATGATCGTACTCGCGCAGCAAATGGGCTACTACAAAGACGAAGGCGTCGACGTCGAGATCAAACAGATATCAAACCTCAATGAGGGCATCGCCGCAGTACAGATGGGCAAGCTTGACATCCTGCCGCTTGGAGTCATTCCTTCTATGACCTTCATTGCAAAGGGAGCCGACCTCGTGGTCTACGGAGGCACCATCGCCGAGGGCAGTCAGGGCGTCACGCTCAAAGAGAACAAAGACAAATACAAAAACGTAAAAAACTTTAAGGGCAAAAAAATAGCGGTCCACAGGCCGGAGACGGGCCATATGATCATGAAGGCAAAAATGCGCGAGGCAGGACTTGACCTCAACAAAGATGTTGAGATAATCCAGCTTGACGGCTTTCAGTCAATAATTGAGGCGGTATCAAAAGGCGCGGCCGACATTGGTTTTGTAAACAGCGGTTTTGGCCTGATCGCAGAAAAAAAGGGGCTGGCCGTAGCCTTCAACGTCGGAAGCGCAGCCCCTAACGCCGTCTGCTGCAGGCAGACCACGTCACGGCAGAGCTACACCACAAAATTCGACGCGCTCGTAAAATTCCAGACGGCAAACCTCAGAGCCTACAAACTCCTGCAAGACGACCCGAAAACTGCGGTCAAAAAACTGATGGATTACTCCGGCCAGCCGGAGGATTACGTAAAATACTGCCTTTACGCAAACGTTATGGTAATAACGATGGACCCCGCGGCAAACCGAGTTAAGGATTTTTATGAAATCATGAGAAAGAACGGAGACCTTCCAAAAGGCGCGAAAAATGACATCTCAAAAAACATAGATACAAAAATATATCGCGCCGCGCTCGACGAAATGCTGAAACGTCATCCCAAAGAGGCCTGTTTCAAAAAGATGGACAAAGAATTTGCGGCAAACAACCTCTAG
- a CDS encoding DUF5714 domain-containing protein — protein sequence MALSCERSFEIITERCVRYYKTEESGSILEIVFDVMNDVSFPMHNFAHHYLVPAVLLSSLYIAKKENEEKFQNDLHEVEKRAKNVLPAFCGFYGTCGAAVGCGIYMSVATGTTPLSKETWGLCNRATAGALTRMAELGGPRCCKRNTFAALQFMKKYTADNLGYELAVPETITCVYGKFNNECLKNNCPYFNEEKEETR from the coding sequence ATGGCCTTAAGTTGTGAACGAAGTTTTGAGATAATAACAGAACGATGCGTGCGGTACTACAAAACAGAGGAGAGCGGTTCTATTTTAGAAATCGTCTTTGATGTTATGAACGACGTAAGCTTTCCAATGCACAATTTCGCGCACCACTACCTCGTCCCAGCCGTTCTGCTTTCATCGCTGTATATCGCGAAGAAAGAAAATGAAGAAAAATTCCAGAACGACTTGCATGAGGTCGAAAAGCGGGCAAAAAATGTGCTGCCGGCCTTCTGCGGTTTCTACGGCACCTGCGGCGCCGCGGTTGGATGCGGAATCTATATGAGCGTGGCTACGGGAACCACTCCGCTCTCAAAAGAGACATGGGGACTCTGCAACCGCGCGACTGCGGGCGCGCTCACTAGGATGGCGGAGCTCGGAGGCCCCAGATGCTGCAAAAGAAACACCTTCGCCGCTCTACAGTTTATGAAAAAGTACACGGCGGATAACCTTGGGTACGAGCTGGCTGTCCCGGAGACCATCACATGTGTGTACGGCAAATTCAATAATGAGTGCTTAAAAAATAATTGCCCATATTTTAATGAAGAAAAGGAAGAGACACGATGA